The proteins below are encoded in one region of Paramisgurnus dabryanus chromosome 2, PD_genome_1.1, whole genome shotgun sequence:
- the gmpr2 gene encoding GMP reductase 2, whose product MPRIENDIKLDFKDVLLRPKRSTLKTRSEVDLMRSFTFRNSKSSYRGIPIIAANMDTVGTFEMALALHQFSLFTAIHKHYSVDDWKEFAAKHPECIQSLAVSTGTSEGDFEKLGAIVAAVPQIQYICVDVANGYSEHFVNFVKDVRQKFPTHTIMAGNVVTGEMVEELLLAGADIIKVGIGPGSVCTTRKKTGVGYPQLSAVIECADAAHGLGGHIISDGGCTCPGDVSKAFGAGADFVMLGGMLAGHSESGGDTVEKNGKKYKLFYGMSSDTAMKKHAGGVADYRASEGKTVEVPFKGPVDMTIKDVLGGVRSTCTYVGAGKLKELSRRTTFIRVTQQLNTVFGNDS is encoded by the exons ATGCCACGCATTGAAAATGACATTAAACTTGACTTCAAGGATGTTCTGCTTCGTCCCAAACGAAGCACCCTTAAAACCCGCAGTGAG GTGGATCTTATGCGCAGTTTCACATTCAGAAATTCAAAGAGCAGTTATCGTGGGATTCCCATCATAGCTGCAAACATGGACACTGTAGGGACTTTTGAAATGGCCCTAGCTTTACATCAG TTTAGTCTCTTTACAGCCATCCATAAGCATTACAGTGTGGATGACTGGAAAGAGTTTGCGGCAAAGCACCCAGAATGCATCCAG AGCTTGGCGGTCAGCACAGGCACGAGTGAAGGGGATTTTGAAAAACTGGGGGCCATTGTAGCCGCTGTACCTCAAATTCAGTACATTTGTGTTGATGTAGCCAATGGTTACTCTGAACACTTTGTCAACTTTGTGAAGGACGTGAGGCAGAAGTTCCCTACACACACCATCATG gCCGGAAATGTGGTAACTGGAGAGATGGTAGAAGAACTGCTGCTTGCTGGTGCTGACATCATTAAAGTGGGCATTGGACCAG GTTCTGTATGCACCACCCGTAAGAAGACCGGTGTGGGTTATCCTCAGTTAAGCGCTGTCATTGAGTGTGCTGATGCTGCACATGGTCTGGGTGGACACATCATTTCT GATGGAGGATGCACCTGCCCAGGTGACGTTTCCAAGGCTTTTG GTGCGGGGGCTGACTTTGTGATGCTGGGAGGAATGCTCGCAGGTCATTCTGAGAGCGGCGGTGACACCGTAGAGAAGAACGGAAAGAAGTACAAACTGTTTTATGGCATGAGCTCAGATACGGCCATGAAGAAGCACGCAGGAGGTGTGGCAGACTACAG GGCATCTGAGGGTAAGACAGTTGAAGTGCCTTTCAAAGGGCCGGTGGATATGACTATAAAAGATGTGCTGGGTGGTGTTCGCTCCACCTGTACATATGTGGGTGCTGGTAAGCTGAAGGAGTTGAGTCGTCGTACTACCTTTATTCGAGTGACCCAACAACTCAACACTGTGTTTGGAAATGATAGTTAG
- the nedd8 gene encoding NEDD8 — protein MLIKVKTLTGKEIEIDIEPTDKVERIKERVEEKEGIPPQQQRLIYSGKQMNDEKTAADYKIQGGSVLHLVLALRGGKIHQHPNNLL, from the exons ATGCTTATTAAAGTGAAG ACACTCACTGGCAAAGAAATCGAGATCGACATCGAGCCCACAGACAAG GTGGAAAGAATTAAAGAGAGGGTGGAGGAGAAAGAGGGAATACCACCTCAGCAACAGAGACTCATCTACAGTGGAAAACAGAT GAATGATGAGAAAACGGCAGCAGACTACAAGATCCAGGGTGGCTCGGTGTTGCATCTAGTTCTTGCATTAAGAGGCGGAAAGATCCACCAGCATCCCAACAACCTCCTCTAA
- the slc7a8a gene encoding solute carrier family 7 member 8a, with the protein MTDGPRQRGSAAASTSSLDGASDTGAAAGESVGLKKEIGLVSACGIIVGNIIGSGIFVSPKGVLENASSVGLALIVWIVTGVITAIGALCYAELGVTIPKSGGDYSYVKDIFGGLAGFLRLWIALLVIYPTNQAVIALTFSNYVLQPLFPTCFPPENGLRLLAALCLLLLTWVNCSSVRWATRVQDIFTAGKLLALILIIIMGIVQICKGEYYWLEPANAFEPFQDYDVGLIALAFLQGSFAYGGWNFLNYVTEELVDPYVNLPRAIFISIPLVTFVYVFANIAYVTAMSPQELLASNAVAVTFGEKLLGVMSWIMPISVALSTFGGVNGSLFTSSRLFFAGAREGHLPSLLAMIHVNRCTPIPALLFTCISTLLMLCTSDMYTLINYVGFINYLFYGVTVAGQIVLRIKEPDMYRPIKISLVWPVIYLLFWAFLLIFSLYSEPVVCGIGLAIMLTGVPVYFLGVYWDNKPQCFDKFVDKITYIGQKFCVVVYPAEDKKKDKECEEEIELKEQSAPLSGDDSETPKSAAEC; encoded by the exons ATGACGGATGGACCGAGACAAAGAGGCAGCGCGGCGGCGAGCACCAGCAGCCTGGATGGAGCGTCGGACACCGGGGCAGCTGCAGGAGAGTCGGTGGGGTTGAAGAAGGAGATTGGTCTCGTCAGTGCTTGTGGTATTATTGTTG GTAACATCATCGGATCTGGAATCTTTGTTAGTCCAAAGGGAGTTTTGGAAAATGCAAGTTCAGTGGGCCTGGCTCTCATCGTGTGGATCGTTACAGGTGTTATCACAGCAATCGGAGCGCTCTGCTACGCTGAGCTAGGTGTCACTATTCCCAAATCCGGAGGGGACTATTCTTATGTCAAGGATATCTTCGGAGGACTGGCAGG GTTTTTACGGTTGTGGATTGCTCTGTTGGTGATCTACCCCACTAACCAGGCTGTCATCGCTCTCACCTTCTCCAACTATGTTCTGCAGCCTCTGTTTCCCACCTGCTTCCCACCTGAAAATGGACTGCGTCTGCTCGCCGCCCTCTGCCTGT tGCTCCTGACATGGGTGAATTGCTCTAGCGTGCGCTGGGCAACACGGGTGCAGGACATCTTCACTGCAGGGAAACTCCTGGCCCTCattctcatcatcatcatgggcATCGTACAGATCTGCAAGG gcGAGTATTACTGGTTGGAACCAGCCAATGCTTTTGAGCCATTTCAAGACTATGATGTTGGTCTGATTGCGCTGGCATTTCTACAGGGCTCGTTTGCCTACGGTGGCTGGAACTTTCTCAATTATGTCACAGAGGAACTGGTTGACCCATATGT AAACCTCCCTCGTGCTATCTTCATCTCTATTCCCCTTGTGACCTTTGTGTACGTTTTTGCCAACATTGCTTACGTCACTGCCATGAGTCCTCAAGAGCTGTTGGCATCTAACGCAGTTGCTGTG ACGTTTGGTGAGAAGTTGTTAGGAGTGATGTCATGGATCATGCCCATCTCTGTGGCCTTGTCCACATTTGGGGGGGTCAACGGCTCCCTTTTCACCTCCTCTCG GCTGTTCTTCGCGGGTGCTCGTGAAGGCCATCTGCCCAGCCTACTGGCTATGATTCATGTGAACCGCTGCACCCCTATTCCAGCCCTGCTCTTTACA TGTATCTCCACACTTCTGATGTTGTGCACTAGTGACATGTACACACTCATCAACTATGTGGGCTTCATCAACTACCTCTTCTACGGTGTCACTGTTGCCGGGCAGATTGTGCTACGGATCAAAGAACCAGACATGTACCGACCAATTAAA ATCAGTCTGGTATGGCCGGTCATCTATCTGCTGTTTTGGGCCTTCCTGCTGATTTTCTCCCTGTACTCTGAGCCTGTGGTCTGTGGCATTGGTTTGGCCATCATGCTCACTGGTGTCCCTGTCTATTTCTTGGGCGTTTACTGGGACAACAAGCCTCAGTGTTTCGATAAATTTGTCG ATAAGATAACATACATAGGTCAGAAGTTCTGTGTAGTGGTTTACCCAGCAGAAGACAAAAAGAAAGACAAGGAGTGTGAAGAAGAGATCGAGCTGAAGGAACAATCGGCCCCACTTTCAGGAGACGACAGCGAGACACCGAAATCAGCTGCTGAGTGCTGA